A portion of the Candidatus Obscuribacterales bacterium genome contains these proteins:
- a CDS encoding NIL domain-containing protein: MKKRVTLTFPKRSVHMPITYRLAKEFNVAANIIRAQVAPNQVGTLVVELSGDIDQLEAALEWMQSYDIGVSSSSREIVIDDQVCVHCGLCTGVCPTEALTLDPQSFKLTFTRSRCVVCEQCIPTCPVAAITTNL, from the coding sequence ATGAAAAAACGAGTCACGCTCACCTTTCCGAAGCGATCGGTGCATATGCCGATCACCTATCGTCTCGCCAAAGAATTTAACGTGGCGGCCAATATCATTCGTGCGCAAGTGGCTCCCAATCAGGTGGGAACCTTGGTGGTGGAGCTATCGGGGGATATTGACCAGCTTGAGGCGGCTCTGGAATGGATGCAGTCCTACGATATTGGAGTTTCAAGCTCCAGTCGCGAAATTGTCATTGATGATCAGGTCTGCGTGCATTGCGGATTATGCACAGGCGTTTGCCCCACGGAGGCTCTCACCCTCGATCCTCAATCCTTTAAGCTCACCTTCACGCGATCGCGCTGTGTGGTGTGCGAGCAATGTATCCCCACCTGCCCAGTCGCTGCGATTACCACCAATTTATGA
- a CDS encoding UDP-glucuronic acid decarboxylase family protein, producing MRILVTGGAGFIGSHLIDRLMGEGHEVICLDNFYTGHKQNILKWMGNPYFELIRHDITEPIRLEADQIYHLACPASPIHYQYNPVKTIKTNVIGTLHMLGLAKRIKARILLASTSEVYGDPELHPQQEDYWGNVNPIGIRSCYDEGKRVAETLSFDYHRQNNVDIRVARIFNTYGPRMLENDGRVVSNFVVQALQGKALTVYGEGSQTRSFCYVSDLVDGLIRLMNGNHIGPVNLGNPDEYTILELAQTIQSMVNPHLEVQFKPLPQDDPRRRQPDITRARTWLGWEPTIPLKQGLDLTISDFRARLLAEGNDLPTSGTETLATPVVS from the coding sequence ATGCGCATATTAGTTACAGGTGGAGCTGGCTTTATTGGCTCCCATCTCATTGACCGACTCATGGGAGAAGGACATGAGGTTATCTGTCTAGATAACTTTTATACCGGGCATAAGCAAAATATCCTGAAATGGATGGGAAATCCCTACTTTGAGCTGATTCGCCACGACATCACCGAACCGATCCGTCTGGAAGCCGACCAAATCTATCACCTCGCCTGCCCGGCCTCGCCCATCCACTATCAGTACAATCCGGTTAAAACCATCAAAACCAATGTAATTGGTACCCTGCATATGCTGGGTCTAGCTAAGCGGATTAAGGCCCGGATCCTCTTGGCTTCTACATCAGAAGTCTATGGCGATCCAGAACTGCATCCTCAACAGGAAGACTACTGGGGCAATGTGAACCCCATCGGCATCCGTAGCTGCTACGACGAAGGTAAGCGGGTTGCCGAAACCCTGTCGTTTGACTATCATCGCCAGAATAATGTGGATATTCGAGTGGCGCGTATTTTCAACACCTACGGCCCACGCATGTTGGAAAACGATGGTCGGGTAGTGAGCAACTTTGTGGTGCAGGCGCTGCAGGGCAAAGCCCTAACGGTGTATGGAGAAGGTAGCCAAACCCGTAGTTTTTGCTATGTGTCAGACCTCGTCGATGGTCTCATTCGTCTGATGAACGGTAACCACATTGGCCCGGTCAATCTAGGCAATCCCGATGAATATACTATTCTAGAGCTAGCTCAAACAATTCAATCCATGGTGAATCCTCACCTGGAAGTACAGTTTAAGCCCTTGCCCCAGGATGATCCCCGTCGCCGTCAGCCGGATATCACCCGAGCCCGCACGTGGCTGGGCTGGGAGCCCACCATTCCGCTCAAGCAAGGGTTAGACCTAACGATTTCAGACTTTCGAGCCAGGCTGCTGGCTGAAGGCAATGATCTACCAACTTCTGGAACTGAGACCCTAGCCACTCCCGTCGTGTCATAG